The DNA region GGTGAGTGGCGGCAACTATTTCGCGTGCTTGAAATCGTAGTCAGCCTTCATCAGTGCATTGGCAAACTCGGAATCCATGTCGTCGAGCTCCTTGACTGCCATGAGGCCTATATCAACCCACTCGCGTTCGGGTGCGGTTGGCAGGTAGGAATAGCCAAGCTCCATCAGCATGCGGGTGAGCTGCTCGTCGGCGTGGATATAGACCCCGTGACCGGGATTTTGGATCGCGCGAATGGCGAGCAATGCCAGCGATTTCCTGATTGAAGCCAATGCTCTGTCACGATCGATCATGAGGCAGCTTTCGCTACATTGAAGTGCTCGGATATTTGGGCGCGGTATCCGGGAATGGGGCGAGTGGAATATTTCAGCTGGCACCGCCTTATGTTGCGGGCTTCCATTCGAGCTTTTTTAAATTCCATGTCGCCGGATCATAGCTGGCCTCGTAGATCGGCGAAGCGTCGTACGGCTTTCCGGCAAGTTTGCGGTGCACTTGTATGTTTAAGAGAACCTCCTCTTCCCCTACTTTGATCGCATCGAACCAGAACTGGTCACCAGTCATGAAGAACCTTGAGTTCTGATACGGATTGACAATGCGCTGACGCGGTTCATTTGTCGGGTCGAGGATGACAACATTATCGGCGCCATAGACCTGGGCACTCTGAAGAACGACAACACCAGTTCCGCCGGGAAGAGGCCGCGCGGTCAGAGTCGTGTTTCCATCGATCAACCGTGTATATGTTTGGCCATCGTTTTCCCACTCGTAGGCTTTTGGGTGGAACGCGGGGTCATTGATCTGGTCAAGTATCGGCACCGATGGAAAGTACTCGCCGACTCTGGTCTTGAGGCCATTGTTCAGAATGAAAAGAAAGTTGTGGATCATGTACCTGTTTCTCTAGGGCTTCGGTAGCGGCGTGATCTTGATGATTTTGAGTAGGCTTCGTCGCGTTGCTGCGTCCACATCAAGGAAAGTTTGTTGTCCTTCTCCGGCCAGCGTTCCCTGCGGGCCGGCCGTACCCTCGAGCACGCGGATGGGCTTCAAGGCTTGCAGCTCAATCTGATATTGCACTCCGTTAGGCTTGAAGCCGCCGGGTCCACTCGTAATGGCCATGCGCTCAAGGCCCTGCGACTGACTGGTGAAACTTTCCAGGGATCCCCAGCGACCAAGACCGTATGCCGAGGCTGGATCCTGCAAGAGTTGCAGTTGGTCATCGTCGATGAGCATATTGACCTTCTCACCAGGCATCATGGTGCGGTCTGTTACCTGCGTTCCGACCTTGAATGGAGGATGGGCCGGATCAGCAATTCCTCTGTCAAACAACTCCGTATTGGCGTCTTTGGCCGAGCGGTACTTGATAGTGCCACGGAATGGTGGCTTCTCCTCGACTACCGGTGCCGGCTTATTCGTCGGGGAGTGGGGTGGACGTCTTGTTGGGTTGCTTCTTGTAGTGGCCGGACCTGTTGGTTCTTTCGGAGCGTCGGCTACTTTTGACTGTAGTCGCGGCTCCGCCTTGAGCTTCCCCTCATTCCGGACCATCCACTCCGCGAATCTCGGGCCGACCTTGCTGCCGCGCACGCCCTCGGCGAGTTCACCCATGCTGCCGCGGCCTTTGGCGAGATAGGCGACGATGCCCATCAGCAGGAGGACGAAGACGGCGACGTGGGCGCGGGCGATTTTTTCGGCGGCGTGGCAGACGGCGAGTCGGTCGACGCGGACCGGTTGTTGCGGCAGCGGTGGCGGGGTCGCGGCCAGCCAGGCCTGGCGGATGCCGGCCCAGTAGTCGCGGGCGATGCCGGGCATGTCCTTGACGACATATTCGGCCAGTGCCTTCAGGCCCATGGCGATGAGGATCCATTCGCCGACCTGCGCGCCGGCGCCTGCGCCGACGACGACACCCGGAATCGCCCCGACCCCGGCACCGCCGACACCTCCGGCGATGCCGCCGATCAGTGCGCCGCCACCGGTGGTGGCGAGCATGACGATGAGGCACTGGCGCAGCACTTCGACGATGTCGTTCACGACACCCTGAAGATCCAGTTCGCGGAAGTCGCGAAGGATCCGGTAAACCGCCAGTTCCTCGGAAAGCCTGATCGCCTGTTGCAGGCTGTCGGCACGTGCCGATATCAGTTTCGCTTCGCCACGGATGCCGGAGGTGTGTCGGCCTGCCCAGCGTTCCAGTTGTTGCCACGAGTCGAGCATCCCGCCCATCGACCATCCTTGTGTGCACGATTCATGTGCCTGCGCCGCAAGGTAACCCAACGACCTCGGCAAATATCCCGTACCTGTTCACAGAAGCGCTGTAGGCCGATGGCGCTCCCTGCGCCATGCGTCCGCCCCCGGTGTGTAGGCGAGATCTTCGGCAGGTACGCGATACCTGCATCGGCACGCATGAGGACTCAGGCAGTTTCCCGCCGCCCGTAGCCTCAATGAGGTGACTGGTTCAGGCGTTTGCCTGGCTCAGCAGGCCCGCCTGCGGGAAGCGCGCGCGAATTGCGTGGCGGATGCCGGGCAGGTCGAGGCCGGCCATGGTCAGCACTTCCTCGCGGCTGCCGTGTTCCAGATAGACGTCCGGCAGGCCCAGGTGCAGGATCGGCAGGGTGATGCCGTGCGCGGCCAGGCATTCGGCCACGGCGGAGCCGGCGCCGCCGGCGACCGCGTTGTCTTCCAGGGTGACGAAGGCATCGTGGGTCTGCGCCAGTTCCACGATCAGCGCCTCGTCCAGCGGCTTCACGAAGCGCATGTTGACCAGGGTGGCGTCCAGTTCGGCGGCGATCGTGGCGGCCGGCGCCAGCATCGCGCCGAAGCTGAGCAGGGCCAGGCCGTGGCCGCGCCGGCGCAGTTCGGCCTTGCCGATCGGCAGCGTGTCGAGTTCCTGATGGATCGCGGCGCCGGGGCCGGTGCCGCGCGGATAGCGGATGGCGGCGGGGCCGTGGTAGTGGAAGCCGGTGCTGAGCATCATGCGGCACTCGTTCTCGTCGGCTGGCGCCATGATGACCATGTTCGGCAGGCAGCGCAGGAAGGTGAGGTCGAAGCTGCCCGAATGGGTGGCGCCGTCCGGCCCGACCACGCCGGCGCGGTCGATCGCGAAGGTGACGTCGAGGTTCTGCAGCGCCACGTCGTGGATCGCCTGGTCGTAGGCGCGCTGCAGGAAAGTGGAGTAGATCGCCACCACCGGCTTGGCGCCTTCGCAAGCCATGCCGGCGGCCAGCGTCACCGCATGCTGCTCGGCGATCGCCACGTCGAAGTAGCGTTCAGGGTATTC from Rhodanobacter soli includes:
- a CDS encoding DUF6861 domain-containing protein is translated as MLDSWQQLERWAGRHTSGIRGEAKLISARADSLQQAIRLSEELAVYRILRDFRELDLQGVVNDIVEVLRQCLIVMLATTGGGALIGGIAGGVGGAGVGAIPGVVVGAGAGAQVGEWILIAMGLKALAEYVVKDMPGIARDYWAGIRQAWLAATPPPLPQQPVRVDRLAVCHAAEKIARAHVAVFVLLLMGIVAYLAKGRGSMGELAEGVRGSKVGPRFAEWMVRNEGKLKAEPRLQSKVADAPKEPTGPATTRSNPTRRPPHSPTNKPAPVVEEKPPFRGTIKYRSAKDANTELFDRGIADPAHPPFKVGTQVTDRTMMPGEKVNMLIDDDQLQLLQDPASAYGLGRWGSLESFTSQSQGLERMAITSGPGGFKPNGVQYQIELQALKPIRVLEGTAGPQGTLAGEGQQTFLDVDAATRRSLLKIIKITPLPKP
- a CDS encoding immunity protein Tsi6 family protein, encoding MIDRDRALASIRKSLALLAIRAIQNPGHGVYIHADEQLTRMLMELGYSYLPTAPEREWVDIGLMAVKELDDMDSEFANALMKADYDFKHAK